In the Sulfobacillus thermosulfidooxidans DSM 9293 genome, TTTGTTTAGGGATGCCTGGCGTATTACCGGTTTTGAATCAACAAGCTGTTGTGTATGCCACCAAAGCCGCAATGGCTCTTCAGTGCACGGTCCATCCATACTCGAAGTTCGACCGCAAACAGTACTTTTATCCCGATTTGCCCAAAGCCTATCAAATTTCACAATATGATCAGCCTTTGGCCGAACATGGTTCTGTGCCCATTGTTGAGAATGGCGAAGTCGTCAAGAAGATTGGGGTACGGCGTATTCATCTGGAAGAAGACGCCGGGAAATTAAATCATATCGGTCAACGACTGGGAGATGCTAAAGGTTCCCTGGTCGATCTCAACCGGGCCGGAGTTCCTCTCATTGAAATCGTATCGGAGCCTGACATCCGCTCAGCCGAGGAAGCCAGACTTTATCTCACTGAACTACGCAACATTTTAAGTTATCTAGATATCTCTGACTTGCGCATGGAAGAGGGCTCGATGCGGTGTGATGCTAACGTATCCTTACGCCCGAAAGACTACACGGGATCGTTAGAAGATTTGCCGCGTGTTGAAATCAAAAACGTCAATTCCATTCGGAATGTGCAACGGGGAATTGAATATGAGGTGGAACGCCAGGCGGAATTGTTGGCTCGTGGGGAACGCATTGTGAAGGAAACGCGCGGATTTGACGATCAAAGTGGCAGAACCTATTCTCAACGTAGCAAGGAAGAAGCCAATGACTATCGTTATTTCCCTGAACCGGATTTGCCTCCTTTGGTACTCGATGAGGCATTTATCCAAACGATAGCGGGTAGTCTACCACCATCCACCATGACCATTCGTGAAGAATTAAAGGCAGCAGGAGTCCAACCCAAGGATATTGAAATCATTTTAGCCGATCAAGGAGCATGGGCTTTTTGGCAGGATGCGACATCGCAATATGCGGATGCGCGGCAAATCACCAATTGGATGTTGTCGGATTTGTCACGGTTACTCAATGCGCATGGCGATAGTTTTGCAACGTCGCCCGTGTCGCCAAGCAATCTTGTGGAATTACTGAAATTGATTGATGATGGCACCTTGTCAGGACGTATGGCCAAAGAAGTTCTTGACCATATGTACCAAACCAAACAACCAGCACATATTGTGGTTAAGGACTTGGGCTTGAGCCAAATTACGGACCAGAATGCGATTACGCAGGTTGTCGAAGAAACTGTGGCTCAACATCCTCAGGTCGTTCAAGATTACCTCAGTGGAAAAGAAAAGGCCTTAGGGTTCTTAGTGGGTCAAGTCATGAAAAAGACCAAAGGACAGGCCAAACCGGATATGGTCAACGCGATTTTGAAAGAAGTTATTCAGGCCTATGCGGAAAAAGCCTAAACCATTAAAAGCCGGTGCCCACATTCGAATCGTAGCTCCCGCAGGCATCGTGAATCCACAGAAACTACAGCGCAGCCAAGATTTCTTGACTCACCGTGGATACACGGTGAGTCAAGGCGCTCATGTGTTGGACCAGCATGAAATATTTGCAGGAAGAGACACCGACCGGGTCCAAGATTTAATTGACGCCTTATCGGATCCCCAAGTGGATGCGGTGATTGCCGCCCGAGGAGGCTATGGAAGCGTTCGCCTTTTGCCGTTGTTAGATCAAGTGGATCTTTCCCATCTTGAGCCCAAGTGCTTGATAGGGTACAGCGATATTACCGCTTTGCACGCCTATTTTTTTACGAGATATGGCTGGATCACCTATCATGGACCCGTCATGGAATCCGATTGGACCCAGGAGAATGGTCAGATGGCACTCGATGTTCTCGCCGGGAGGAAGACATGTTGGCTAACACGGGAGATGGAGGTATTAAACCGGCCTCATGCTCCGATTACAGCTCCTTGGCAGGGCGGTAACTTAACAGTATTAACCTCTCTCATCGGGACGCCCTATTTCCCACGTCTGAATGGCACGGTTCTCTTTGTAGAAGACGTGAATGAAGCTCCTTACCGCATCGACCGGATGTTTCAGCACCTCTTATTAGCGGGTTGCCTGGAAGGAATTCGGGGTATTGTATGGGGAGAAGCAGTGGGCTGCGGTAGTGATGCGGACCCTTTAACAGTGAAACAGATTATACACAGGATAGCCTTAGAATGTGGTATTCCGGGATGGTACAACTTCCCCGCGGGTCACGGTGTAACGAATTGGACTGTCCCTTTGGGACAACCGTTGACAATATCTGATGATCACGTCTTGGTAGCAGGTGACTAAACGAATGGACACAACATTGCCAAAAGAGATTGAGGTTCAAATTGACCGCATGGGACAAAATGGCCAAGGTATCGCTTACCTGCCTGATGGGCGGATTTTCTTTGTAGACGGCGCTTTACCCGGGGAACGGGTTCGTGCTCAGTTGACTCAAGTCAAATCACAATATGCCCGGGGAACATTAAACCAGGTGCTTCAAGCGAGTCCTAGCCGGATTGAGTCCGGTTGTTCTTACTTTGAACAGTGTGGGGGATGCGCCTTTCAACACTGGGATTATCAACAAGAATTGCAGTACAAGGAAAACTGGGTAAGACAAGCCCTGAAACGGATTGGCAAAGTAGATGCCCCACCTGTGGAACAGATCGTGGCGGCACCTTCGGCCGATCATTACCGGAATAAAGGGCAATTCCCCTGGGGATATGTTGATGGGAAACTGCGATTAGGTCTTTATCAATCCCGCAGTCACGAGCTCGTTCCTTTGGACAATTGCCTTATCCAGGATCAGGCTATTAGTAAAATGTTGGAGGATTTGCCGCGCCTAGTTGCCCCGTACCGCCTATCCGCTTACGATGAATCTACGGGCAAAGGATTGTTGCGGCATGTGCTCATCCGCACGTCAAAATGGTCCCATGATATGCTGGTCTTGTTTGTTGTGACAAAGCAAGAACCTCGGCTCAAAAACATTGCCGAGGAATTACGGCGGCAATACCCCCACATTGCAGGCGTCGGAATCAATATTAACGCCGAACGGACTAATCGAATTCTCGGAACCCATACGGAGTTGTTGGCGGGAACCTCAACAATTATCGACAAAATCCTAGACATGTCGTTTTATGTGTCTTTTGAGTCGTTTTTCCAGGTCAATCCCGAACAAGTCAGCACATTATATCAGCTAGCCTTAAAGCATGTGCCCGAGAATGCGAAAATTGTCTGGGATCTTTATGCTGGGGTCGGTACGCTTGCCACATTGATGAGTCCTAAGAGCCAAGCCGTTTATGCCATTGAAATCAATCCTCAAGCTGCAGCAGATGCTAAGAAAAATTTTGCTCTTAACCATTTGAGTAATGTGTCTATAATAGCCGCCCCGGTCGAAGAGATTGCGACACGTCACCAGCTGCCCAATCCTGAAATTGTTGTGATGGATCCTCCACGAAAAGGTGTAGACGCTAGTGTATTGCAGACGTTAAAACAATTGGCACCCGAACGGATTATTTATGTCAGTTGTAACCCTGACACTTTGGCTCGGGACATCGCCTTATTACGTCCCGATTATGAACTTCAAAGTGTCACGCCCGTCGATATGTTCCCGAGAACTGATCATGTAGAGTCCTGTTCACTACTCATCAAAAAACCCTAAATAACGCAGGATCTATTGGAGATTCATGGGAATTCATACTGGCCAAAGTTTTAGTTACTCATACATTGCCTCTTGGAGGCGATGACGTAAGAACAGCCAAGCGATCCAGGCGACCAAAATGCCAGCAAAGCCGACGATAGCACCCATTGCTTCGCCTTGAGCGAATGGAGAAGCTAAAAGACCGAGGAAGACGATGGCAATGACCAAATATGTCGTATAAGGGAACCCCCATAATTTATAGGTGAGACGGTCGGGATGGTGGTGCTTCAGATATGGCCGGTAATAGAGTTGAGTCAGGAGTACCATAAACCAGATAAACATCGCTTGAAATCCCGTAGCGGTCACTAAATAGCCATAGGCTTTGGCTGGTAACACATAAGCCAGAATAATTGTTAAGGCAAGCAGTCCCGCACTCATCCAAATGGCATTGGCCGGCACTCCTTTTTTGTTTAACTTCCCTAAGATTTTAGGCGCTTGGTTGGCATGAGCTAAGCCATATAATACGCGTACATTGGAATAAAGGGCGGCATTCATCGTCGATAATACGGCGAACAGTAAGACGAGATTCATAATCGCCGCGCCATAGGGAATATGTGTGGCTCGAATGGCCAACACGAAAGGAGAAACCGATGATGACATGTGATTCCATGGCACCAAATTTAAAATTAGTACCATGGATCCCAAGTACATGACAAACACAAGCCCAATGGTCCAGCGAATGGTGCGGGCAATAGTTTTTCCGGGATTTTTAGTTTCTGCCGCCGCCAGTCCGATCACTCCTGTTCCAGCATAAGCAAACAATACGAGTAAAAACGCTGGGGCCGCGCCAAGCCATCCATGAGGAATCCACCCTCCATAGTGGGTGAAGCTGGCAAAACCCGATGGGGCAATGTGATGGGGGGTGAGAGGAAGAATGTGAGTCACCGCTAAAGCCCCCATGCCAACAAAAAGCAGCACCGCGATCGATTTCACCCCTGCCATGACTCCTTCGATTGTGCCAAAGCCACGGACACTAATGAAGTTGATTGAGACGATAAATATCGAGTAAGATAACGACCAAATCCATAAGGCGACTTGCGGAAACCATAGCCGTGAGAAGAGACTTGCGGCTGTCACTTCGCTAGACATGGTTAAAACGCTAGAAAACCAAAAGATCCAACCGGCGACAAATGTCCATCCGGGACCTAAGACCACTTTTGTGTAGTTTAAGAACGATCCAGGAGTAGGTGAGGCAATAGACATTTCGCCAAGGGCGGAAATTTCGAGGTACATAGCAATCCAACCAATGGCATAAAGGACGAGGATGCTCGGACCGGCTCGTTTAATGGCAAGACCGCTCGCCATAAAAAGTCCCGAACCCATAATACCGCCAATCGTCAAAAGGGTCAGGGTAAAAGTCCCAAGATCTTTTTGAAAACTCTGGTGAATTTTGGAAACATTTTGCCGAAGATGAATTCGACCCGACTTAATACTCACACAATTTCCCTCCTCACCAATCCTGATGTTAGGATGTTGATTTGAGGACACGCTTATACCAATCTTGATATCACCGATATCACCCAACAACGCACGGAAAGGAACGATTGAATTGGATAAGGGACGCACGCCATCGTTTTCTCGTACAGAAATGACCGAATTGGTCCTGCCCGGAGACTCCAATCAACTGGGAAATATTTTAGGTGGACGCCTCATGCACTGGATTGATTTGGCCGCTGCTATTACGGCTGCTCGTCATGCGGGTCATGTGGCTGTCACCGCATCAATGGATTCGTTGGAATTTCTACATCCGGTAAAAGTCGGCCAAGTGGTTCGCCTGATTGCTCAAGTCAACTGGGTAGGGCGAACATCTATGGAAATTGGCGTGGATGTTTACCGAGAAGACATGCATGATGATGACATCAAAAAGACCAGCACAGCCTATCTAACCTTTGTTGCCTTAGATGATAACGGAAAACCCATTGAGGTGCCTCGCCTGATTCTCGAAACACCCGAAGAGATTGAACGCTTTCATCAAGCCGAACAAAGGCGACAAGAACGACTTAAACACCGTCAACGTGCGAAAGAATAACACATGCCATGAGGCTGGATTATCCCCCCCAGCCTCAGTGTTTGATTAATGAAATCACCTCATCCCGTAAGACAGACCTCATCTTAGTTTGTGATGAGCATCCCCCGGCTTACAGGGAAGATAAATACCGGGTTTTGATCCCCCTTGATTCCACTTTCTTAAGGTTGTTATGTCTAATCCGAATGGTTTTCATTTAGAAATGGGGCTTGGCACTTAAGAACGAGCTATTTGCCCTTCATTCCCCATGAAGTTCTACAGGAAATCTGATAGAGTTCTTCGCTATGATAATCCCAAGTCTCACAGCATTATCACTTCATCACCCCACAGCTAAAGCCGGGGCAGCCTGGCTGCGTAAATTCGTAAGACCAGACGGGAGGATACCACATGCCCACAGCACATGTGCTGTCGTTAATAACTAAATTGACCACGCTTTTAGTTGATATCGCTGGGGGATTATTTTCCCTTGTGATGGTATATGGCGGGATTCGTTTCATGATTGCTCAAAGTCCTCGTAGTGTTCAAGCGGCGAAAGAACTGATGACTCGGGCAGCTACAGGACTTGTCCTGATTTTATTGGTCGATGTGATTCGCCAGGTTCTTCAATATGCTGCCAGCTAATATTCATCCCCTAACCGCTTCGTCATTTAGCCCCTTGCAGTCGTTGCTAGTGTGGGTGAGTAATGGATTAAATCACAGCTTGATAAAATTTAGTCAAATCGTGCTGGCTCATAGTGTCTTTTACCCCTTCGTGTTATCCTCATCCGCTTATCAGTTATTTGATTTGAGTCGGAATTTGGCGATCATGGCAAGCACGGCATTCATTGCGATGGCATTGATCCAATCCCAATGGCCGGAACTGCACGCGAAAGGCTGGGAATTGTCACCGGTGGTGATATTGCACCGGAGCCTCACGCAAATTGTTTGGGCTACCTTGTCGGTGCCACTCATTAATGCACTCCTGGCATTCAATAATGCTGTGGTGCAAGCATTACGGGTGCCCGTTGTGCTCTCGTTTCATCTGTCATCTCACCTGGCAGCCCTGACTGACCCGATAACTATTGTTGTTCTAACCATCGCTATTGTCGTGTTATTAGCCATCCTTGGAGCCTATTATGTCGTTCGCAATATGGAAATCGTGGTGTTATTGGCGCTTCTTCCCTGGTTTGGATTATTTGGGATGACACAAGTGAGAATGTCTTCGCTTCTCAAATTAATGAAAGAGCTTTTGATAGCCATCTTTATTCAAAGTATCCAGGCTATGGTGTTTTATCTGTTTGTGCATTTGGTGGCTTCTCGTTCTGATACCATCATGGGCCAAATCGAAGAAATCGGGTTGCTCTATTACATGATTAAATTGCCCCAGCAATTGCGTCGTTTAGTGGGTACGGCCGGCCCATAGACCCTTTGGGTTTGGCCTGTTAAAGCAGCTTAAGAGCTCACACAACCCCTACGCGTGCAGGGTGTGGGGAAACGAAAGGATTGCAATATGTCTAACGAACCTTACCGGATTGTCGCTATTCCTTTACAGGCTGATCCTCCCGTTGTGGCCGGCATGCGGTTTCAGGATTTGATTTGGCCCGCCGCGTCAATTGCCCTTGACGTTTTCTTATCACGGCATGGGAAATGGTTAGAACCGGCACTGGACATCGAACGTGCATTAATTCTTAGCGGCGGGATTTTACTCGCTAGGGTGCGCATTCAATCTCGGAGTTTGCCAGCATGGTTAATGGTGATTGGCGTCTTTCTCTGCCGACCCCGGCGATATTTGCCATAACAAGAACAATCGGAGGAGGACAACGGGGATGGATATTTATCTGAATCGTCTATTTCCCATACGGGCCATTGGGCCAGGTATTTGCCTAGTGCATAAAGATCGGTATGTGGCGATTTTGGAAGCCATTCCAATAAATTTTGCCTTGCGTGCCCCCGAGGAGCAAGAACGACTCATAAAAGGCTATGCGAATTTTCTCAACGGACTCAACTTTCCTGTTCAGCTCTTTGTTCGTTCCGATTTTCTACGCGTGGATGAATATCTTGCAGACCTCAAAAGTCACGAAGATGCCATTGAAGCGCATCTTCGTCCATCTCTCGGGGATTATATTCAATTTTTACGGGAGACCGTCAGTGTCAACCGATTAGTTAAACGCCGATTTTATATTGTGATGGCGTGGCAAGGGCATGAATCGCGGAAAATTCCCCGCACCCGTGGGGAAATTCTCTGGGACGAAGCGGAACACGAATTGATTCGGCGACGGGAGATCCTTATTCAAGGATTAAGACCCTTAGGCATCCGGCTACAAACACTTGATCAAGTAAGCACCTTGCACTTTTTGCAGTCCAGTTTTGGTCAAGGACCAGCTGCCAGTGAAAGATCATGAACTTTAGTCGTCCCAGAACTTTTCTGCATTGAATATTTTCCCGATTGTAATAGATCTTTCGAACCTACAGTCGCAAGAAGTGGTGTTTTGGGAAAGGAGGGTACCTGGTTTCGCGGAAAGCGAACTCTTTGAACTCGAACTCGACGAAGTCATTGAAAGCATCGTGAAATCAGTTGAAGTCATATGAAATCACTGAAAGAGTTCATGGGTATGTCAACCAGGCAAGAAAACTATTGCAGATAAGACGTTTATATAAGCATCGCCGCGTGATTCAAGATATTGACATAATTTGGCCAGATTTTATTGAGGTGGGCCCACGAGAGCTTCGTGTCGGTAATCGTTTTACGCGTTCGTTCATGGCGGTCAGTTATCCTCGTCAAGTCTATCCCGGGTGGTTTGACTCGCTTTTACGGTTTCCCTA is a window encoding:
- the gatB gene encoding Asp-tRNA(Asn)/Glu-tRNA(Gln) amidotransferase subunit GatB → MNSNFEVIIGLEVHVELKTQSKLFCSCSTEFGAEPNTHTCPICLGMPGVLPVLNQQAVVYATKAAMALQCTVHPYSKFDRKQYFYPDLPKAYQISQYDQPLAEHGSVPIVENGEVVKKIGVRRIHLEEDAGKLNHIGQRLGDAKGSLVDLNRAGVPLIEIVSEPDIRSAEEARLYLTELRNILSYLDISDLRMEEGSMRCDANVSLRPKDYTGSLEDLPRVEIKNVNSIRNVQRGIEYEVERQAELLARGERIVKETRGFDDQSGRTYSQRSKEEANDYRYFPEPDLPPLVLDEAFIQTIAGSLPPSTMTIREELKAAGVQPKDIEIILADQGAWAFWQDATSQYADARQITNWMLSDLSRLLNAHGDSFATSPVSPSNLVELLKLIDDGTLSGRMAKEVLDHMYQTKQPAHIVVKDLGLSQITDQNAITQVVEETVAQHPQVVQDYLSGKEKALGFLVGQVMKKTKGQAKPDMVNAILKEVIQAYAEKA
- a CDS encoding S66 peptidase family protein, translating into MRKKPKPLKAGAHIRIVAPAGIVNPQKLQRSQDFLTHRGYTVSQGAHVLDQHEIFAGRDTDRVQDLIDALSDPQVDAVIAARGGYGSVRLLPLLDQVDLSHLEPKCLIGYSDITALHAYFFTRYGWITYHGPVMESDWTQENGQMALDVLAGRKTCWLTREMEVLNRPHAPITAPWQGGNLTVLTSLIGTPYFPRLNGTVLFVEDVNEAPYRIDRMFQHLLLAGCLEGIRGIVWGEAVGCGSDADPLTVKQIIHRIALECGIPGWYNFPAGHGVTNWTVPLGQPLTISDDHVLVAGD
- the rlmD gene encoding 23S rRNA (uracil(1939)-C(5))-methyltransferase RlmD, with amino-acid sequence MDTTLPKEIEVQIDRMGQNGQGIAYLPDGRIFFVDGALPGERVRAQLTQVKSQYARGTLNQVLQASPSRIESGCSYFEQCGGCAFQHWDYQQELQYKENWVRQALKRIGKVDAPPVEQIVAAPSADHYRNKGQFPWGYVDGKLRLGLYQSRSHELVPLDNCLIQDQAISKMLEDLPRLVAPYRLSAYDESTGKGLLRHVLIRTSKWSHDMLVLFVVTKQEPRLKNIAEELRRQYPHIAGVGININAERTNRILGTHTELLAGTSTIIDKILDMSFYVSFESFFQVNPEQVSTLYQLALKHVPENAKIVWDLYAGVGTLATLMSPKSQAVYAIEINPQAAADAKKNFALNHLSNVSIIAAPVEEIATRHQLPNPEIVVMDPPRKGVDASVLQTLKQLAPERIIYVSCNPDTLARDIALLRPDYELQSVTPVDMFPRTDHVESCSLLIKKP
- a CDS encoding amino acid permease → MSIKSGRIHLRQNVSKIHQSFQKDLGTFTLTLLTIGGIMGSGLFMASGLAIKRAGPSILVLYAIGWIAMYLEISALGEMSIASPTPGSFLNYTKVVLGPGWTFVAGWIFWFSSVLTMSSEVTAASLFSRLWFPQVALWIWSLSYSIFIVSINFISVRGFGTIEGVMAGVKSIAVLLFVGMGALAVTHILPLTPHHIAPSGFASFTHYGGWIPHGWLGAAPAFLLVLFAYAGTGVIGLAAAETKNPGKTIARTIRWTIGLVFVMYLGSMVLILNLVPWNHMSSSVSPFVLAIRATHIPYGAAIMNLVLLFAVLSTMNAALYSNVRVLYGLAHANQAPKILGKLNKKGVPANAIWMSAGLLALTIILAYVLPAKAYGYLVTATGFQAMFIWFMVLLTQLYYRPYLKHHHPDRLTYKLWGFPYTTYLVIAIVFLGLLASPFAQGEAMGAIVGFAGILVAWIAWLFLRHRLQEAMYE
- a CDS encoding acyl-CoA thioesterase, which translates into the protein MTELVLPGDSNQLGNILGGRLMHWIDLAAAITAARHAGHVAVTASMDSLEFLHPVKVGQVVRLIAQVNWVGRTSMEIGVDVYREDMHDDDIKKTSTAYLTFVALDDNGKPIEVPRLILETPEEIERFHQAEQRRQERLKHRQRAKE
- a CDS encoding pilin, translating into MPTAHVLSLITKLTTLLVDIAGGLFSLVMVYGGIRFMIAQSPRSVQAAKELMTRAATGLVLILLVDVIRQVLQYAAS